The Salifodinibacter halophilus nucleotide sequence ACGCGCGCGCCGTCCATGGTCCAGACCGCGACCACGCTGCCGCTGTCGTCGCGCCACACCAAGTCGGCCTTGCCGTCGCCGTCGACGTCGCCGCTGGCGATCAGGCGGTAGCCGGCCGGGTAGTCGCGCATCGGCAAGCCG carries:
- a CDS encoding VCBS repeat-containing protein; this translates as GLPMRDYPAGYRLIASGDVDGDGKADLVWRDDSGSVVAVWTMDGARVSGGRALVIGSRWQLLGSGDFDGDSRLDLLWGDGLRMRQWRFGPK